The DNA segment GGGTGTGACTCCCAGACTCACGTGCGGTCCCGGCTCAAGGGTCAGGATACTGGGTCCGGGGCGGTGCCCCACGGTCCGCGGTTCCTGCACGCGATAGATCGAGGGCAGTTCCCACTGGGCGCAGAGCTTGGCCGCCCGGTGGTTGGTGAGGATCATCAGCTCCTCGACCAGGCGCGAGCCCGAGGCGTCGCGGTCGCGCAGGGCGATCTGCACGCGGCCTTGGGCATCCACGGAGATCTTGGTCTCCATGCCGGGGAAGACCGCGGCGCCTGCGGCCTGGCGGTTTTCCCACAGCAGCTTGCGCAGTGGTTCGAGCAGCAGCAGCGCCTCGCCGATCGGCGTGTCGCCGCCCTGCATCAGCTCGGCCGTGGAGTCGAAGTCCAGGTTGCGGTCCACGCAGATCACGCTGGACTGCGGCTCGAACTCGAGCAGCTCAAGCTGTGCGTTAAAGCGCATGAAAAAGCTCAGCGCGGCGCGATCCTGGCCCTGATTGAGGCTCAGCCGGTCGAAGCACAGGCTCTCGGGCAGCATCGGGTGGATCACGTTGGGCAGGTAGAGCGTGGCAATGCGACGCTTGGCCGCCAGGTCCAGCTCGCTGTCGCGTTCGATCAGCTCGCCCACGTCGGTGATGTGCACCCAGACCACCAGCTGGTCGCCGTCGCGCTGAACCGAGAGCGCGTCGTCGTAGTCCATCGTGGTCTCGGAGTCGATGCTGAACGTGGTCAGCCCGCGCAGGTCGCGCCGTCCCTCGATCGACAGCGGAGCCGTGGCCAGCTGCTGAGCCTGTTCGAGTACCTTGGCGTTGAACCCGGTGCGCAGTCCGTGCCGCGAGAGGGTCAGCTCGATCAGGTCGATCTCGCGTCCGGCGGCGGTCAGTGCGGCGATCGCCCGCTCGTTGGCCTGCTCGCCGATCCAGAAGCGCTTGAGGAAGCCCAGGTCGATCTCGTCGTGCAGCTCGTTCTCCAGCAGCCGCTGCCACAGCGCGTCGAGAAAACGCTTCGACCCCTGAAGCTGCTCCAGCGCCTGCCGTGCGCCCTCGCGGCCGTCGGCCAGGGCGTTGAATACCGGCAGCGCCTCCTCGATCAGCAGCCGCGCCTGCTCCTTGCGCTGTTTGGTCTCGATCCGTTTTTGCAGCGTGGCGTCGTCCACCGCATCGACCCGGTCGCCGGAGAGGCTGAAGCGCATCGGGTGCTCCAGGATCAGCCTGAGCAGCGCCGCGATCTGTACGCCGCCGGGCTGCTCGCCGTACCAGGTCTGGGCCATCTGCGCCAGGCTGAATCTGCCGCCGACCACGCTGTCCCACAGCAGGTCGAGGTCGATCTGCTCCATCAGTTCGCGGGCTTGCGCGTCGAACTGAGCCAGGACGCGGCGGATAGCGCTTTGATCCTGGGCCGGGGCGTCGAGCGCGAACTCGAATACCACCTTGTTTTGGTTGATTTTAACCTTGCGTCCCGTGGCCGTGAGCACGTGAAAGTGCAGGCGTGAGCCGTCCCCCTGGACGGAGTCCAGCCGCGCTCCGAACTCGTAGCGCTTGTTGTAGAAGCAAAGGCCGGGAACCATCGGGAACCTCGATCAAAGGTCGCCTAGGCTAGACGATCGGCCGAGCCCTGGCAAGCCGTGACTTGACATCGCGGCGGGTCTGCCGCATAAGGCAATTCGACCATAAGTGTTGAGGAGACTGCGATGAGACTGATCGTTACCGGAGCGGCCGGGTTTCTGGGTTACCATATCTGCAACGAGCTCGCCGAGCACTACGACGAGATCGTGGCGCTCGATGTCGCCGACTTCGTCGAGAACGAATATCCCGCCAAAACCAGCTTCCATAAGGTCGATATCCGCGACCTCGATGCGCTCAAGGCGCTGTTCGCGGGCGGAGGGCTCGTGGCCCACGCCGCGGCCGCCCTGCCGCTGTGGAAGCCCGAGGACATCTACAGCACCAACGTCCAGGGCACGCGCAACGTGCTCGAGGCGGCCAAGCATTGCGGCGTTGAGCGCGTGGTGCTGGTCTCGTCCACCGCGGTCTACGGCGTGCCCGAGAAGCACCCGATTTACGAGGACGATCCGCTGGTCGGCGTGGGCCCCTATGGCGAATCGAAGATCGAGGCCGAGCAGATCTGCGTCGAATACCGCTCCAAAGGGCTGATTGTGCCGATCATCCGCCCCAAGACCTTCATCGGTACCGGACGCCTGGGCGTATTCCAGATCCTCTACGACTGGGTCCAGAGCGGCAAGAAGATCCCGATCATCGGCAACGGCAAGAACCGCTACCAACTGCTCGAGGTTGAGGACCTGGTCTCCTCGATCCAGCTCGCGCTCAGCGGTCCGGCCGAAAAGGTCAACGATACGTTCAACGTCGGCGCCAAGGAATTTCACACGGTCAACCAGGACGTGGGCGAGATGTGCGCCTACGCCAATAGCGGCGCGCGGGTGATGCGCACCCCGGCCTGGCTGGTCAAGCTCGTGCTCGAGCTGTTCTGGATGCTGCGCATCTCGCCGCTGTACAAGTGGGTCTACGGCACGGCCGACAAGGACTCGTTCGTCTCCATCGAAAAGGCCGAAAAGGTGCTGGGCTGGGAGCCCAAGTACTCCAACGCCCAGGCGCTGATCCGCTCCCACCAGTGGTACCTGGACCACAAACACGAGCTGGCCGGAGCCGAGGGCGTCACCCACCGCGTGGCCTGGAAACAGGGCATTCTCGGGTTTATCAAGAAGTTCATGTAACGCCGCGTCTAAGGAGCGGCTGCCGCCCGATGTACTTCTGGGTGTACGGCACCAGGTGCAACAAGTTAAAGGGCTTCTGTGATGGATCGTCTGAGATGCAGTACTCGATGAACACCAGGCGCCAGTCCTTCTTGTAGACCTTGCCCGTGATGTTCTCTACCGAGATCGTCATTGCCTTTTGACGGATGTCGGTTTTCCATTTCTTGGGCAAATAAACAGTATTTTGCGGTGTTACAAGATAGCGTGTGCGGTCGATGATCCCGAGTTTGATGATGATGTCGGCCATGGCCCGCAGTCCGAACAGCAGTTGATCGTCGGCCCCTGGGCCGTTGACCGCGATGAACAACGATCCGATGTGTTTTTCCTTTAAATAATTGATCAGCATC comes from the Candidatus Alcyoniella australis genome and includes:
- a CDS encoding ribonuclease catalytic domain-containing protein yields the protein MVPGLCFYNKRYEFGARLDSVQGDGSRLHFHVLTATGRKVKINQNKVVFEFALDAPAQDQSAIRRVLAQFDAQARELMEQIDLDLLWDSVVGGRFSLAQMAQTWYGEQPGGVQIAALLRLILEHPMRFSLSGDRVDAVDDATLQKRIETKQRKEQARLLIEEALPVFNALADGREGARQALEQLQGSKRFLDALWQRLLENELHDEIDLGFLKRFWIGEQANERAIAALTAAGREIDLIELTLSRHGLRTGFNAKVLEQAQQLATAPLSIEGRRDLRGLTTFSIDSETTMDYDDALSVQRDGDQLVVWVHITDVGELIERDSELDLAAKRRIATLYLPNVIHPMLPESLCFDRLSLNQGQDRAALSFFMRFNAQLELLEFEPQSSVICVDRNLDFDSTAELMQGGDTPIGEALLLLEPLRKLLWENRQAAGAAVFPGMETKISVDAQGRVQIALRDRDASGSRLVEELMILTNHRAAKLCAQWELPSIYRVQEPRTVGHRPGPSILTLEPGPHVSLGVTPYFQITSPIRRYPDLIMQRQITHHIAHGQTAYADRSELLTLAKQAESELLAIRDVEQQIKRYFTLVFFEQNPDREYTLRAIKPLRDRPDIQLVQVEEVLLRTIIELGAGVEPGSKRRARVERVQPQTGLVEFRTLD
- a CDS encoding NAD(P)-dependent oxidoreductase: MRLIVTGAAGFLGYHICNELAEHYDEIVALDVADFVENEYPAKTSFHKVDIRDLDALKALFAGGGLVAHAAAALPLWKPEDIYSTNVQGTRNVLEAAKHCGVERVVLVSSTAVYGVPEKHPIYEDDPLVGVGPYGESKIEAEQICVEYRSKGLIVPIIRPKTFIGTGRLGVFQILYDWVQSGKKIPIIGNGKNRYQLLEVEDLVSSIQLALSGPAEKVNDTFNVGAKEFHTVNQDVGEMCAYANSGARVMRTPAWLVKLVLELFWMLRISPLYKWVYGTADKDSFVSIEKAEKVLGWEPKYSNAQALIRSHQWYLDHKHELAGAEGVTHRVAWKQGILGFIKKFM